The region TGCGAGCTGGCAGCAAGGCAGAAGCGCTCAGGCTTCTGGCCTCGGAAGGCGTGCTGGCGCTTGAGCTGGACTACGAGACCGGATGGCAGGACGCCGTCGAACTTGGCAGGCTCGGAGAAAAGCGCGGTATCAAGGTGCAGTATCGCGGACAAGAGAGCATCGCCGTCCGTTCCCGCGAGGCCCTGATCGAAGGGCTGGCCAAACCCAAGGCCACATTCCGTCAACGCAATCTCTATTGCCAGTTCGATCTCGGCACGCTGGCGGACCATGAACTACTCGACCTCGAAGCCAAGGCCACGCGGCTTGGGGACTATATTCTCGCCGGCCACCTGCTGCGCGAGGTCGACGGCGTGTGGCCGCAGTAAGCGGCCTGGGCCCGCCTGCGTTCACCATGAAATAAAGAAGCCGCCCTGCAGGCGGCTTCTGTTACGTCGTGCCGGTCACGGCGGTCACGCCAATCCCCCGGATCAATGCCAGACCCGCGTCGCGTTGGTCCAGCGCGCCGCGCATGACTGCGCCACCGGCGCGTCGATGATGTCGTTGGCGGCATCGTCGGCCGGTGCCGCCGCGGCAGTCTCCAGCGCGGTGCGCCACAGCACTGCCGACACCAGCGTCTTGCACTGGCGGCGTTCGCCATGCGCCAGCGCCAACAGCCGCTCGTAGCCGTCGATCACGATCAGGCGGTCGCCATGGCGCGGCTGCAGCGTAAGCGTGAACAGGTGGTCGCACTCGCACTGCATGCGGCCGCCGCTGACCGCCACCACGATGGCGCCGGGCAAGGCGATGCCGCTGCCGTGCACCTCGGCGCGCAGGCGCGCCAGGTGCGCCTGCACGCGCGGGTCCGGGGCGGCGCCGACGCTGGCCGCCATCTGCGCGGGCAGCGCCGAGAGTGCCATCAGCTCGGCCGGCGACACCGCCAGCGTGTACGCCTGCAGCATGGGGCGATAGGTCGCCACCACCGCGCGCAGCCGGTGCGGCGCGCTGTCATCATGCCCTGCGTGCGGCGCACCGTCGGGCCCGCGAAACTGCATCGTGTCCATGTCCACTCCTGCCACGCCGGGCCGTTGGGGGGTCAGTCGCGCAGCAGATGCTTGGCGATGATCATCTGCTGGATCTGCGTGGTGCCTTCATACAGGCGCAGCAGGCGCACATCGCGGTAGAAGCGCTCGGCCTTGTATTCGGCGATATAGCCGGCGCCACCGTGGATCTGCACCGCGCGGTCGGCAACGCGGCCCACCATCTCGGTACAGAACATCTTGGTGCACGAAGCCAGCATGCTGACTTCCGGATCGCTCTTGCCGGCGGGCTTGGCGTCGTAGCGCTGGGCACAGTCGCGCACCATCGACAGGCCCGCGTAGAGCTCGGCCTGGCTGTCAGCCAGCATCGCCTGGATCAGCTGGAAGTCGCCGATCGGGCGGCCGAACTGCTTGCGCTCCTTGGCATACGCCACTGCATCGGTGATGAGCCGGTGCGCCATGCCGCAGGCCAGCGCCGACAGGTGCAGGCGGCCGCGGTCCAGCACCTTCATGGCGGTCTTGAAGCCCACCCCCGGCACGCCGCCGATAATGTTGGCGGCCGGCACGCGCACGTTCTCGAGCACCACGTCGCAGGTCTTGGTGCCGCGCTGGCCCATCTTCTTGTCGGGCTTGCCCAGCGAGATGCCCGGGGTGTCGGCCGGCACGATGAACGACGAAATGCCGCCGGCGCCGGGTCCGCCGGTGCGCGCCATCAGCGTGAAGGCGCCCGCGCGCGGCGCGTTGGTGATGAAGCGCTTGGTGCCGTTGATCACATAGTGGTCGCCGTCCAGCTCCGCCTTGGTCTGCAGCGACGCCGCATCGGAGCCGGCGTTGGGCTCGGTCAGCGCGAACGAGATGATCATCTCGCCGCTGGCGATGCGCGGCAGGTACTGCTGCTTCTGTTCCTCGGTGCCGTCCATCAGGATGCCCTGCGAACCGATGCCGACGTTGGTGCCGAAGACCGAGCGGAAGGCGAACGCGGTATGGCCGAGGTCGTAGACCACATCGCATTCCTGCGACATCGACAGGCCGATGCCGCCGTAGTTCTCGGGGATGGAGATGCCGAACAGCCCCATCTCCTTCATGTCGGCGACGATGTCGGCGGGCACGTCGTCGGTTTCCTCCAGCGTGTCTTCGGCGGGCTTCAGGCGTTCGTCGATGAAACGCTGCACCGAGGCGCGCAGCAGGGCAAAGGATTCTTGGTCTAGGGCCATGAGGATTCTCCGGGTCAAGCCAGTTCGTCAGTCTGGCCGCCTATGGTACGCCGGTGGCAAGATTTGACAATCCATTGGTTCTTGGACAGAAGCGTCAGCAAAATTTGACAATCGGCAGCTACGCCCCCCTCACGCGACGGACAGCAAGCCGGCCATGCCAATGGCCAGCGCCGCCAGCGCATCCCCCGCAATCAGCCCCCCGCCCAGCAGCGACGCGGTATTCATGTCGCGTGGCAGGCCTTGCCGGCCGGCACCGGGGGCGCCGAGCGCAGCGCCCACGCTGGCCAGCACGCCACCCGCGGCCATCCAAGCTGCCGCCGCCAGGTTGACAAAGCCGCCGAACGACGACGCATAGGGCGACGGCAGGATCACCGCGTCCAGCACGAAATCCGCAGCCTGCCCGCGCCGTCCGGAACGCGCAAAGCGCTGCCAGGCAGAATGGCCAAGGATGGCGCGGCGCAACAGCGCGGTGGCCAGCCCGATGCCGA is a window of Cupriavidus taiwanensis LMG 19424 DNA encoding:
- a CDS encoding acyl-CoA dehydrogenase family protein, translated to MALDQESFALLRASVQRFIDERLKPAEDTLEETDDVPADIVADMKEMGLFGISIPENYGGIGLSMSQECDVVYDLGHTAFAFRSVFGTNVGIGSQGILMDGTEEQKQQYLPRIASGEMIISFALTEPNAGSDAASLQTKAELDGDHYVINGTKRFITNAPRAGAFTLMARTGGPGAGGISSFIVPADTPGISLGKPDKKMGQRGTKTCDVVLENVRVPAANIIGGVPGVGFKTAMKVLDRGRLHLSALACGMAHRLITDAVAYAKERKQFGRPIGDFQLIQAMLADSQAELYAGLSMVRDCAQRYDAKPAGKSDPEVSMLASCTKMFCTEMVGRVADRAVQIHGGAGYIAEYKAERFYRDVRLLRLYEGTTQIQQMIIAKHLLRD